DNA sequence from the Bacteroidota bacterium genome:
CATCGCATTGATCACTTACTTCTGATCACAAAACTATTCGACAGATATTCGTTGCGCGGATATAAGACCATTCATGTCTGTTACAGATAGCAGATAAAGACCCTTAACCATATCATCTCTTTGAATCAAACCAATATTACCATTTATGGTGATATTGGTATTTAATTTTTGTCCCAGGGTATTGTACAGGTATATTTCCTTTATCACAAATCCATTTGAAAGCTCAATTGTGCAGGAAGATGAAAACGGGTTCGGGTACAAATTAATAAATGGGGTATTTATTCGACGATTATCAATTGCCGTCACACATACATCATCAATACTTCCTCCCCCATTTCCGAAAACCGGACTTACAGTTTGATATGTAACTCCTGAAGATATTGAGAATGTAACATTGGCTGTAGAGAAACCAGCCGAAGCAACAGCAAGAGGGCATGATGATTGATTGCAGGAGCCAACTCCATTTGTATCGGTTTTAACAATATAAAGATCTCCATTAGGGTCTTTAAAACTACTTGTCCCCCCCGTCATCATCAAACCATTATCAGAGGTATAAAAGAGAGCGAAAGGCATATCGAGATCTTTGCCTCCATATGTTTTTGACCATAAGGTATCGCCATTTGATTTAGCCCTGAAAAGAAATCCGTCAAAATTGCCGGCACCATAACTATCCGTAATACCCATGGCGAAGAAATCACCGGATGGAAGATCGACAATGTTCATTATTAATTCCGAACCGGAACCTGCGTATGTCCTGCTCCAAAGTATATTTCCGTTAAGATCGGTTTTTAAAAGAACAGCCTGCATATCCGTTTTTCCTTTATCCATGGTCCAGCCGGTCATTGTAAGCGTACTGTCTCTATTTAAGTGTATGTGCCCGCCCTTTTCCTGACCGCTATTACCATAAGTTTTACACCATTTAATAGCCCCATTTTTATCTGTTCTGAATATCAACAGATCAGAATCAGCTGTGCCCGAAAAACTGGATGTATATCCGCAAAAAATAAGATCACTGTTATTCAATTCAACAACATCATTCGCATAATCCCAACCGGATCCGCTAATTATTTTTGTCCAAAGCGTATCGCCCTGTTGATCTATCTTTAAAAGTAGTATATCATCGCTGCCCGCAGGTACACTCAAACTTCCGGCGATCAAATAATTTCCATCCTTTGTTTGAACTACTGCCGAAGCCTCATCAAAACCCGTGTTGCCAAAAACTTTTGTCCAGGTGAGCTCACCGGCTGAATCTGTTTTAATGATCATGCCATCCTTCTGCCCTGCCCCGAAACTATATGTTTCTGCTGCCAACAAGAAACCATGATCGGCTGTTTCAATGATCATATTTGCTTCATCGATATCTGCACCACCGTATGTCCGGGTAAAAAGGGTATCACCATTCTCATTGATACTTACAACATAACAATCGCTCTTGCCTGCCCCAAAACTATTTGTAAAACCGGCTATTATAATATTGTTATTATGCGTTGATGCAGCACCCGGAGCGTTTTCAATTCCTGAATCACCAATGGTTCTTTGGAAAGTTGTTTGACAAAAACAAAATCCGGAAATAAGAATTGAAACAAGCGTATAAAATGATTTCATTGGAATTTTATGAAATAGGGAAACGAAATTCCCTTATTTTTTCTTCTCAAGCTTTTTATAATAATTACGAAAAAGGAAATTATGCTTCAGCGCTTCCATATTCTGGTTAAAACCATCAGCACCTTTTTCAATATTCTTAATACTTCTGTTTAAATTATTGGAGAACGCGGTATCGCTCAGTATTGTATTCAATGCTCCGTTACCCTTATTGGCACGTGAAACAACCTTGTTCAGGTCGTTTGCCAGGCTATCCAGCCGCTGCCCTGTTGAATTTAAACCTGAGATCATAGACTTTAACTGAACGCTGATCATGGTATCGGTCAGCAGGCTGCCAACAGTGCCTTTTCCGGCTCTCACGTCACTCATTACACCTTTCGCATCGGCCGTAATATTCATGGTATTCATACTTGCCGTCCTCAGGTTTAATATTATCTGCTTAAAATTATCGGTATTGATCGTATCAGACAATAGCTTCCACATTGCTCTGCTGCTGTTTATCTTCTGCGTTATTTTCTTCATGTCGGCAGTAATCCCGGCCAGGTTATCGTTAGTGAAATTAAGTGTACGCATAGCTTCATCCGTTTCTATCGGCCTTAATGTTTTTAATACATCTCCATCCCCAATCGCCGCGGCTTCACCGGTTGACGAGTTGATGTTTACAATTTTGTTTCCCATTAAGCCATCGGTACCAATGGAGGCTATCGCGTTCTTTTTAATGTACTGTTTCAGTTTCTTCTCGATCACCATATCCACAACAACAGAACTATCATCAACGATCTCTACACTTTTAACTGTCCCTACATCTATACCGGCAAAACGAACATTATTACCCGGCATAAGTCCGCTTACATTATAAAACCGGGCCGATACACGAAAAGTGGAA
Encoded proteins:
- a CDS encoding T9SS type A sorting domain-containing protein, whose amino-acid sequence is MKSFYTLVSILISGFCFCQTTFQRTIGDSGIENAPGAASTHNNNIIIAGFTNSFGAGKSDCYVVSINENGDTLFTRTYGGADIDEANMIIETADHGFLLAAETYSFGAGQKDGMIIKTDSAGELTWTKVFGNTGFDEASAVVQTKDGNYLIAGSLSVPAGSDDILLLKIDQQGDTLWTKIISGSGWDYANDVVELNNSDLIFCGYTSSFSGTADSDLLIFRTDKNGAIKWCKTYGNSGQEKGGHIHLNRDSTLTMTGWTMDKGKTDMQAVLLKTDLNGNILWSRTYAGSGSELIMNIVDLPSGDFFAMGITDSYGAGNFDGFLFRAKSNGDTLWSKTYGGKDLDMPFALFYTSDNGLMMTGGTSSFKDPNGDLYIVKTDTNGVGSCNQSSCPLAVASAGFSTANVTFSISSGVTYQTVSPVFGNGGGSIDDVCVTAIDNRRINTPFINLYPNPFSSSCTIELSNGFVIKEIYLYNTLGQKLNTNITINGNIGLIQRDDMVKGLYLLSVTDMNGLISAQRISVE
- a CDS encoding MCE family protein; translated protein: MENEKIRNIKLGLFVLAGTLLLIIALYLVGSKRELFSSTFRVSARFYNVSGLMPGNNVRFAGIDVGTVKSVEIVDDSSVVVDMVIEKKLKQYIKKNAIASIGTDGLMGNKIVNINSSTGEAAAIGDGDVLKTLRPIETDEAMRTLNFTNDNLAGITADMKKITQKINSSRAMWKLLSDTINTDNFKQIILNLRTASMNTMNITADAKGVMSDVRAGKGTVGSLLTDTMISVQLKSMISGLNSTGQRLDSLANDLNKVVSRANKGNGALNTILSDTAFSNNLNRSIKNIEKGADGFNQNMEALKHNFLFRNYYKKLEKKK